In a single window of the Gossypium hirsutum isolate 1008001.06 chromosome A13, Gossypium_hirsutum_v2.1, whole genome shotgun sequence genome:
- the LOC107920272 gene encoding nuclear transcription factor Y subunit B-9, whose amino-acid sequence MERGDGFNRFYKHAKSSSGLSIMHGDSSNSNTNTNTIINNNAANNGNAANSNTMPPPCMVREQDQYMPIANVIRIMRRILPTHAKISDDAKETIQECVSEYISFITGEANERCQREQRKTITAEDVLWAMGKLGFDDYVEPLTVFLNRYRENENERTSLRSEPMLKRGIDYGPSMMMAPYGAGFHVGHQQGIFDGATAMGGYMRDGSSGGGGEPSSQASLANHFDPFGQFK is encoded by the coding sequence GGCTGAGCATCATGCATGGCGATTCTTCAAACTCCAACACCAACACCAACACCATCATCAATAACAACGCCGCTAACAATGGCAACGCCGCCAACTCAAACACCATGCCTCCGCCGTGTATGGTACGTGAGCAAGATCAATACATGCCGATAGCCAACGTGATCCGCATCATGCGTCGCATCCTTCCGACGCATGCCAAAATCTCCGACGACGCAAAGGAAACCATCCAGGAATGCGTCTCGGAGTACATAAGCTTCATCACTGGGGAAGCCAACGAACGGTGCCAACGCGAGCAACGCAAGACCATCACTGCGGAGGACGTGCTTTGGGCCATGGGAAAGCTGGGTTTCGACGACTACGTTGAGCCCCTCACCGTATTCTTGAACAGGTACCGGGAAAATGAGAACGAAAGGACTTCGCTGCGTAGCGAGCCGATGTTGAAGCGTGGGATAGACTATGGACCGTCTATGATGATGGCACCATATGGAGCTGGATTCCATGTGGGACATCAGCAGGGGATTTTCGATGGGGCGACGGCCATGGGAGGGTACATGAGGGATGGTTCGAGCGGTGGTGGTGGTGAACCATCGTCACAAGCTTCTTTGGCTAATCACTTTGATCCATTTGGTCAGTTCAAATGA